A DNA window from Pseudomonas tohonis contains the following coding sequences:
- a CDS encoding UvrD-helicase domain-containing protein has translation MSRRIDSPDTDADREIHACIAATPPQPFVVRAGAGSGKTTSLIKALDWVMSEHGASMRARKQKVACITYTDLAANEILADVNDDPLVHVSTIHSFYWSIAKTFQADIKVWLQNDIRRRISDLKEEFENYSSRVRQTTRDRNKADQERYARSLEAVAGVRTFNYGMGSDYAKGILGHEDILQLADFLLQNRPLFRRVVALSYPFVFIDESQDTFPGVVKSFKEVEAQMQGKFCLGFFGDPMQSIFMRGAGDIQLEDHWRAITKPENFRCAKQILDVANAVRAQGDGMEQVRGLHERVDGGLKLVEGSARMFVLPNTLNRTEALARVRAWSSATNNDDGWTTPDIAVKILVIVHRMAANRLGFGGIYSALNDKTSDAMKQGMQDGTGWPVRPFLSFALPIIAAVKAGNEFAAINLLREFSPRLAPAALTRQRAVDVLRELHAAVSRLVAMLDEAGTTIGDIALHLCDTGLFKFDERYARVLGFFRDVADAVQESEAADAVPAEGLSSDAAMAKFLNCSAQELLPYERYVSEGSPYATQHGVKGAQFERVIVVMDEEESDYRMYDYVNRPGFCGGRFV, from the coding sequence ATGAGCAGACGAATTGATAGCCCAGATACCGACGCCGACCGCGAGATCCACGCATGCATTGCCGCGACGCCTCCGCAGCCCTTCGTGGTTCGTGCTGGGGCAGGTTCCGGCAAGACCACCTCCCTCATCAAGGCGCTGGACTGGGTGATGTCGGAGCACGGCGCCAGCATGCGGGCGAGGAAGCAGAAGGTCGCGTGCATCACGTATACCGACCTTGCCGCCAATGAAATCCTGGCGGACGTCAACGATGACCCGCTGGTTCATGTCTCGACCATCCACAGCTTTTACTGGTCTATTGCCAAGACGTTTCAGGCCGACATCAAGGTTTGGCTGCAGAACGACATCCGCAGGCGGATTTCCGATCTTAAAGAAGAGTTTGAGAATTACAGCTCGCGTGTCCGGCAGACCACGCGAGACAGGAACAAGGCCGACCAAGAGCGCTATGCCCGAAGCCTAGAGGCTGTGGCCGGCGTCAGGACGTTCAACTACGGCATGGGCAGTGACTACGCCAAGGGCATACTCGGCCACGAGGACATCCTTCAGCTCGCCGACTTCCTGCTACAAAACCGCCCGCTGTTTCGACGGGTCGTGGCGCTGAGCTACCCGTTCGTGTTTATCGACGAGAGTCAGGACACGTTCCCGGGCGTGGTGAAGTCTTTCAAGGAAGTGGAAGCCCAGATGCAGGGCAAGTTCTGCCTTGGTTTTTTCGGCGACCCGATGCAGTCGATCTTCATGAGAGGCGCAGGGGACATCCAGCTTGAGGACCATTGGAGGGCCATCACGAAGCCGGAGAACTTTCGCTGCGCCAAGCAGATCCTTGACGTCGCCAATGCCGTGCGCGCGCAGGGCGACGGTATGGAGCAAGTCCGCGGGCTGCACGAGAGGGTCGATGGGGGCCTCAAGCTGGTGGAGGGGTCGGCCCGGATGTTCGTCTTGCCGAACACGCTGAACCGAACCGAGGCCTTGGCAAGAGTCCGGGCGTGGAGCTCGGCGACGAACAACGACGATGGTTGGACAACCCCAGACATCGCAGTCAAGATTCTTGTCATCGTGCACCGCATGGCGGCAAACCGGCTCGGCTTCGGCGGCATCTACTCGGCGCTGAACGACAAGACGTCGGATGCCATGAAGCAGGGGATGCAGGACGGCACCGGCTGGCCCGTTCGACCCTTCCTAAGTTTTGCGCTACCGATCATTGCAGCTGTGAAGGCCGGCAATGAGTTCGCGGCTATAAACCTGCTCCGGGAGTTCAGCCCGCGCCTGGCGCCTGCGGCTCTGACCCGCCAACGTGCCGTGGATGTATTGCGAGAGCTGCATGCTGCTGTATCGAGACTTGTGGCCATGCTGGATGAGGCAGGGACCACCATTGGTGACATAGCTCTCCATCTCTGTGACACGGGTCTTTTCAAGTTCGATGAGCGCTATGCGCGTGTTCTTGGGTTTTTCAGAGATGTTGCTGACGCCGTTCAGGAGTCCGAGGCTGCTGATGCAGTTCCGGCTGAAGGATTATCCTCGGACGCGGCAATGGCCAAGTTCCTCAATTGCTCTGCGCAAGAGCTTTTGCCCTATGAACGCTATGTCTCAGAAGGCTCCCCCTATGCCACGCAGCACGGCGTGAAGGGAGCGCAGTTCGAACGCGTCATAGTGGTGATGGACGAAGAAGAAAGCGACTACCGAATGTACGACTACGTGAATCGCCCCGGCTTTTGTGGAGGCCGTTTCGTTTAA
- a CDS encoding IS3 family transposase (programmed frameshift) has product MRKTTTYSPEVRERAVRMVLEHLNDYPSEWAAIEAIAPKIGCAAQTLHGWIRRQQTDAGQRPGQTSEERERIKALERENRELRKANEILRLASAYFCPGGARPPHQILRAFVDQHRDRLGVESICRVLQIAPSGYRRHAAQQRNPALRCCRARRDDALILEIQRVWDTNMQCYGAMKVWKQLRREGTEVARCTVERLMRRAGLQGIRRGQVMRTTVAGDKSLCPLDRVQRQFHADRPNQLWVSDFTYVSTWQGWLYVAFVIDVFARRIVGWRVSTSMKTDFVLDALEQALYARQPHCTGGLIHHSDRGSQYVSIRYTERLAEAGIEPSVGSKGDSYDNALAETINGLYKAELIYRQSWKSREAVEMATLKWVHWYNHQRLLSSIGYIPPAEAEANFHQQQAGQAMAA; this is encoded by the exons ATGAGAAAGACTACGACCTACTCCCCCGAAGTCCGTGAACGTGCTGTGCGCATGGTTCTGGAACACCTGAACGACTACCCCTCCGAGTGGGCGGCCATTGAGGCCATTGCGCCGAAAATCGGCTGCGCAGCGCAAACCCTGCATGGCTGGATTCGCCGCCAGCAGACCGATGCCGGTCAGCGCCCTGGTCAGACCAGCGAAGAGCGCGAGCGCATAAAGGCCCTGGAGCGCGAGAACCGCGAGCTGCGCAAAGCCAACGAGATTCTGCGCCTGGCCAGTGCGTATT TTTGCCCAGGCGGAGCTCGACCGCCGCACCAAATCCTGAGGGCATTTGTCGATCAGCATCGTGACCGTCTCGGGGTCGAGTCGATCTGCCGTGTCTTGCAGATCGCCCCGTCCGGTTACCGCAGGCACGCGGCTCAGCAGCGCAACCCGGCATTACGTTGCTGCCGTGCTCGACGCGATGACGCATTGATCCTGGAAATCCAGCGTGTATGGGACACCAACATGCAGTGTTATGGCGCGATGAAGGTCTGGAAGCAGCTCCGGCGAGAAGGCACCGAGGTGGCCAGATGCACGGTGGAGCGGTTGATGCGTCGGGCTGGATTACAGGGCATCAGGCGCGGCCAGGTCATGCGAACAACGGTGGCCGGCGACAAGTCGCTCTGTCCGCTGGATCGTGTGCAGCGCCAGTTCCATGCCGACCGTCCAAATCAGCTGTGGGTGTCGGACTTCACGTACGTGTCGACCTGGCAGGGCTGGCTGTATGTGGCCTTCGTGATTGACGTGTTTGCGCGGCGGATCGTTGGCTGGCGAGTCAGTACCAGCATGAAGACCGACTTCGTGCTGGATGCTCTGGAGCAAGCCCTGTATGCCCGCCAGCCGCATTGCACGGGTGGTCTGATCCATCACAGCGACCGTGGCAGCCAGTATGTCTCGATCCGCTACACCGAGCGGCTGGCAGAGGCCGGTATTGAACCCTCGGTTGGCAGCAAGGGCGACAGCTACGACAACGCCTTGGCTGAGACTATCAACGGGCTGTACAAGGCCGAGCTGATTTACCGCCAGTCGTGGAAGAGCCGCGAGGCTGTTGAGATGGCGACCTTGAAATGGGTGCACTGGTACAACCACCAGCGCCTGTTGAGCTCAATCGGCTATATCCCGCCTGCGGAGGCTGAGGCAAACTTCCACCAGCAACAAGCAGGTCAGGCCATGGCGGCCTGA
- a CDS encoding AAA family ATPase, with translation MKLQAYRLQNYRRLRDVVIELDEEISIFVGANNSGKTSAVQGLYSMLRGEVKKFELFDFSAALWAEIDAVGRTPPGDEDAPKRLPSILLDLWFRVGEDDLATAMSLLPSTEWDGKCVGIRVAFEPRDAHELVWKFHELHEKANNAAVALAAKRKAAGEQAVEAGAEDAAAVVAEAGEYKPWPESLTKYLTKELSKEYTFRYYVLDERAFVGYQAKEADYEPLPLGKDPGGAAILKSLVRVDFLRAQRHLDDPDAGSSDRAESLSRRLSRFYHRNLEKRGDDHAALKALDTSENELNFHLKEVFSDTLKRLAKLGYPGVNNPEIVIRAALDPTTVPGQDAKVHYVIPGVASAQLPDSYNGLGFKNLVYMVVELLDLHEQWKAEEDRRAPLHLVFIEEPEAHLHAQIQQVFIRNVLRLLEDANDHTTFFHTQLVITTHSPHILYERGFSPIRYFRRVSDHLGHHTDVRNLSLFKTGASDAPAREFLQRYLKLTHCDLFFSDAVILVEGNVERLLLPAMIELAAKRLRSSALTILEVGGAFAHRFQELIAFIGLTTLVITDLDSVKVKTDAEKAAAQDTGAEGAVDGDDEDDDLKPFELEDDDEAEPGGKKKSKKRGSTCHAHVEGAVTSNQTLISWIPKKRSIKELWEVTAEQKTLSLAEDSNAEVRVAYQTKVSVTVGAKTSQLCGRTLEEAFGLENADWCQAEANRAVGLKLRRAPSSPEELAEKLHDRVVSKNFDKTRFALEVLASGPLNGWKVPAYIAEALAWLEAKVAHELEADAAIATEVATIEPTAADVVAVIVAPGQTA, from the coding sequence ATGAAGTTACAGGCATATCGGCTGCAGAACTACCGCCGGCTGCGCGATGTTGTCATCGAGCTCGATGAAGAAATTTCTATCTTTGTCGGCGCCAACAACAGCGGGAAGACGTCCGCTGTCCAAGGACTGTACTCAATGCTCCGCGGCGAAGTGAAGAAGTTCGAGCTCTTTGACTTCAGTGCGGCGCTGTGGGCTGAGATCGACGCGGTCGGCAGAACTCCTCCTGGCGATGAGGATGCGCCCAAAAGGTTACCGTCCATCCTCTTGGATCTCTGGTTCCGCGTCGGTGAAGACGACCTTGCCACTGCGATGTCGCTGCTGCCGAGCACTGAGTGGGACGGCAAGTGCGTCGGGATCCGGGTGGCGTTCGAGCCTCGGGATGCCCACGAGCTCGTCTGGAAGTTCCATGAGCTACATGAGAAGGCCAACAACGCAGCTGTCGCGCTTGCGGCCAAGCGCAAGGCCGCCGGGGAGCAAGCCGTGGAGGCGGGCGCGGAAGACGCGGCTGCGGTGGTGGCCGAAGCCGGCGAGTACAAGCCTTGGCCGGAAAGCCTGACGAAGTACCTCACCAAGGAGCTGAGCAAGGAATACACCTTCCGCTACTACGTGCTCGATGAGCGGGCTTTTGTCGGCTATCAGGCAAAGGAGGCCGACTACGAGCCGCTACCCCTAGGCAAGGACCCGGGCGGTGCGGCCATTCTCAAGTCGTTGGTGAGGGTCGATTTCCTGCGCGCGCAGCGGCACCTCGATGACCCGGATGCCGGTAGCTCTGATCGCGCCGAGAGCTTGTCTCGGCGCCTGAGCAGGTTTTATCACCGCAACCTAGAGAAGCGTGGCGACGACCATGCGGCTCTCAAGGCGCTCGATACCTCGGAGAATGAGCTGAACTTCCATCTGAAGGAAGTCTTCAGTGACACCCTCAAACGCCTGGCCAAGCTTGGCTATCCGGGCGTCAACAATCCCGAGATTGTGATTCGGGCGGCCTTGGATCCGACTACTGTCCCGGGGCAAGACGCCAAGGTTCACTACGTGATCCCGGGCGTGGCTTCCGCCCAACTGCCAGACAGCTACAACGGCCTGGGTTTCAAGAACCTGGTCTACATGGTGGTTGAGCTACTCGACCTGCACGAGCAGTGGAAAGCCGAGGAGGACAGGCGAGCTCCACTTCATTTGGTCTTCATTGAGGAGCCTGAGGCGCACCTGCACGCGCAGATTCAGCAGGTCTTCATCAGGAACGTTTTGCGCCTCCTTGAGGACGCTAACGATCACACGACTTTTTTCCACACGCAGCTCGTCATCACCACGCATTCCCCGCACATCCTCTATGAACGCGGATTCTCGCCTATTCGGTACTTCCGCCGCGTCAGCGACCACTTGGGCCATCACACGGACGTGCGCAATCTGTCGCTATTCAAAACGGGCGCGTCAGACGCTCCAGCGCGCGAATTCCTGCAGCGGTATTTGAAGCTGACGCACTGCGATCTCTTTTTTTCCGATGCGGTGATACTGGTGGAAGGCAACGTCGAGCGTCTGCTCCTGCCTGCAATGATCGAGTTGGCGGCCAAGCGCCTGCGTTCTTCCGCCCTAACCATCCTTGAAGTCGGTGGCGCGTTCGCACATCGGTTTCAGGAGCTGATCGCCTTCATTGGGCTCACAACACTGGTCATCACGGATTTGGACAGCGTGAAGGTCAAGACGGACGCCGAGAAGGCCGCCGCACAAGACACAGGCGCGGAGGGAGCCGTTGACGGAGATGACGAGGACGACGACCTGAAGCCCTTCGAGCTTGAGGACGACGACGAGGCAGAACCGGGTGGCAAGAAAAAGTCCAAGAAGCGTGGCAGCACCTGCCATGCACACGTGGAAGGTGCCGTCACGTCCAACCAAACCCTCATCAGCTGGATCCCGAAGAAGCGGTCGATTAAAGAGCTCTGGGAAGTCACGGCGGAGCAAAAGACGCTGTCGCTGGCTGAGGATTCAAACGCTGAGGTTCGGGTGGCCTATCAGACCAAGGTTTCGGTGACGGTGGGGGCGAAGACATCGCAGCTCTGCGGCCGCACCCTTGAGGAGGCCTTTGGTCTTGAGAACGCGGACTGGTGCCAGGCTGAGGCCAACCGGGCGGTCGGCCTCAAGCTCAGGCGCGCACCGAGCAGCCCCGAAGAACTGGCTGAGAAGTTACACGATAGGGTGGTCAGCAAGAACTTCGACAAGACCCGCTTTGCGCTGGAGGTCCTCGCAAGCGGGCCGCTCAATGGCTGGAAGGTTCCCGCGTACATCGCCGAGGCCTTGGCTTGGCTCGAAGCCAAAGTGGCCCACGAGCTTGAGGCGGACGCCGCCATCGCCACCGAGGTCGCGACTATTGAGCCGACTGCAGCCGATGTTGTCGCTGTCATTGTTGCCCCGGGACAGACGGCATGA